A section of the Thauera chlorobenzoica genome encodes:
- a CDS encoding protein-glutamate methylesterase/protein-glutamine glutaminase, whose product MSKPRIKVLCVDDSALIRNVLSRIVNEHDDMEVVAVAPDPLVARDLIKKHNPDVLTLDVEMPRMDGLDFLERLMRLRPMPVLMVSSLTQAGSEITLRALELGALDFIAKPSADLREGMLEYGELIADKIRAAARSRPRGGASGVRPAPARLKAPLISSEKLIIIGASTGGTEAIRAVLERLPPNSPAVMIAQHMPGGFTRSFAERLDRLCEITVSEASDGERVLPGHAYIAPGTAHLELARSGANYIVRLSDAPPVNRHRPSVDVLFHSAAVHAGRNAVGVLLTGMGKDGAAGLLEMRQAGAATVAQDEASSVVFGMPREAIALGGACEVLGLDAIAPRLLELVTQAGHVQRV is encoded by the coding sequence ATGAGCAAGCCGCGCATCAAGGTGCTGTGCGTCGACGATTCGGCGCTGATCCGCAATGTCCTGAGCCGCATCGTCAATGAGCACGACGACATGGAAGTGGTGGCGGTCGCGCCCGACCCGCTGGTGGCGCGCGACCTGATCAAGAAGCACAACCCCGATGTGCTGACCCTCGACGTCGAGATGCCGCGCATGGACGGGCTCGACTTCCTCGAGCGCCTGATGCGGCTGCGGCCGATGCCGGTGCTGATGGTGTCGTCGCTGACCCAGGCCGGCTCCGAAATCACCCTGCGCGCGCTCGAGCTGGGCGCGCTCGACTTCATCGCCAAGCCGAGCGCGGACCTGCGCGAAGGCATGCTCGAATACGGCGAGCTGATCGCCGACAAGATCCGCGCCGCCGCCCGTTCGCGGCCGCGCGGGGGGGCGTCCGGGGTGCGGCCGGCGCCGGCGCGGCTGAAGGCGCCGCTGATCTCGAGCGAGAAGCTGATCATCATCGGCGCCTCGACCGGCGGCACCGAGGCGATCCGCGCGGTGCTCGAGCGGCTGCCGCCGAACAGCCCCGCGGTGATGATCGCCCAGCACATGCCGGGGGGGTTCACGCGCTCGTTCGCCGAGCGCCTCGACCGCTTGTGCGAGATCACCGTCAGCGAGGCGAGCGACGGCGAGCGGGTGCTCCCCGGCCACGCCTACATCGCCCCCGGCACTGCCCACCTCGAACTCGCCCGCAGCGGCGCGAACTACATCGTCCGCCTCAGCGACGCCCCGCCGGTCAATCGCCACCGGCCGTCGGTCGATGTCCTGTTCCATTCGGCGGCGGTGCACGCCGGGCGCAACGCGGTCGGCGTGCTATTGACCGGGATGGGCAAGGACGGCGCCGCCGGCCTGCTGGAGATGCGCCAGGCGGGCGCGGCCACGGTGGCGCAGGACGAGGCCAGCTCGGTGGTGTTCGGGATGCCGCGCGAGGCGATTGCGCTCGGCGGAGCCTGCGAAGTGCTCGGCCTCGATGCGATCGCCCCCCGCCTGCTCGAGCTCGTCACCCAGGCGGGGCACGTGCAGCGGGTGTGA
- a CDS encoding CheR family methyltransferase, producing the protein MSVGPDPGSRTGASASGLSCARDLELTAGDFERIRTLIYERAGIVLSEHKKEMVYSRLARRLRHHGLQRFSDYIARLERQPQAREWEAFTNALTTNLTAFFREAHHFPLLASHVSERRGPVRVWCAAASSGEEPYSIAMTLVEALGARASEAQVIATDINTDTLDSAREGVYPLERLERIDEERLRRFFQKGRGARQGFARVRPEIAAMIRFEPLNLLAAKWQIDGPFDAIFCRNVMIYFDTATQARILERFAPLLKADGLLFAGHSENFSYITQSFRLRGQTVYVRAAGAPAPAGRRPEGGFGRVAEEGWAS; encoded by the coding sequence TTGAGCGTCGGACCCGATCCCGGGAGCCGGACGGGCGCTTCGGCGTCCGGCCTCTCCTGCGCGCGCGACCTCGAGCTGACTGCGGGTGACTTCGAGCGCATCCGCACCCTCATTTACGAGCGTGCCGGCATCGTGCTGTCCGAGCACAAGAAGGAAATGGTCTACAGCCGCCTGGCGAGGCGCTTGCGCCACCATGGGCTGCAGCGTTTCAGCGACTACATCGCGCGCCTCGAGCGCCAGCCCCAGGCGCGCGAGTGGGAAGCCTTCACCAATGCGCTGACCACCAACCTGACCGCCTTCTTCCGCGAGGCCCATCACTTTCCCCTGCTCGCCAGCCACGTCAGCGAGCGCCGTGGGCCGGTGCGGGTGTGGTGCGCAGCGGCCTCCAGCGGCGAGGAACCGTATTCGATCGCGATGACCCTGGTCGAGGCGCTCGGGGCGCGGGCGAGCGAGGCCCAGGTGATCGCGACCGACATCAACACCGACACGCTCGACAGCGCGCGCGAAGGCGTCTACCCGCTGGAGCGGCTCGAGCGCATCGACGAGGAGCGCCTGCGGCGCTTCTTCCAGAAAGGCCGGGGCGCGCGCCAGGGGTTTGCCCGGGTGCGCCCCGAAATCGCGGCGATGATCCGTTTCGAGCCGCTCAACCTGCTTGCCGCGAAGTGGCAGATCGATGGTCCCTTCGATGCGATATTTTGCCGTAACGTCATGATTTATTTCGATACCGCGACCCAGGCCCGGATCCTCGAGCGCTTTGCGCCGCTGCTCAAGGCCGACGGCCTGCTGTTTGCCGGGCACTCCGAGAATTTTTCCTACATCACCCAGTCGTTCCGTCTACGCGGGCAGACGGTGTATGTCCGTGCCGCCGGCGCACCCGCGCCCGCCGGCCGCCGCCCCGAAGGCGGGTTCGGGCGCGTCGCCGAAGAAGGGTGGGCGTCATGA
- the cheY gene encoding chemotaxis response regulator CheY: protein MADKNMRILVVDDFPTMRRIVRSLLKELGYNNVDEAEDGQDALTKLRAGGFQFVVSDWNMPNLDGLEMLRQIRADGALKALPVLMVTAEARKENIIAAAQAGANGYVVKPFTAATLEEKLNKIFEKLGM, encoded by the coding sequence ATGGCTGACAAGAACATGAGGATTCTGGTGGTGGATGACTTCCCCACCATGCGCCGGATCGTGCGCAGCCTGCTCAAGGAGCTGGGCTACAACAACGTCGATGAGGCCGAGGACGGCCAGGATGCGCTCACCAAGCTGCGCGCCGGCGGTTTCCAGTTCGTGGTTTCGGACTGGAACATGCCCAATCTCGACGGCCTCGAGATGCTGCGCCAGATCCGCGCCGACGGCGCCCTGAAGGCCCTCCCGGTGCTGATGGTCACCGCCGAGGCGCGCAAGGAGAACATCATCGCCGCGGCCCAGGCCGGGGCCAACGGCTACGTGGTGAAGCCTTTCACCGCGGCGACGCTGGAAGAAAAGCTGAACAAGATCTTCGAAAAACTGGGTATGTAA